The DNA window ATATATCAGGCTAATTTCCCTTCATCGGGTGCGATGACACCCATAAGAGATTATGAGTCAGAAAGGGAGCCTGCGACCGAAGACCAGTTGCACCAAAATGTGGGGAATCCATATGCCAACTCTCTTTGGGAAAGGATTGGAAACGATAAACAGCATATCGAGGTAATAAACAGTCGTGCAAATAATGCTAAAAGGAGTTATGAGAGTTCAAGCTCTAGACATCGTCCCACAAGCTTAAAGCTTGATGATGACCCTTCCAATACAAGAACCAAACGTGTAGATTCACCTTTGTTACTGAAACACTTTGATGATTATTTAACGGCAAAATCTCCAAAAATCGATGCCAAGCTTCTAAGTCTGTTGGATACTCTGAGGAAGTTTATTGAAACAGAGCAGGGCTACTGTGATATACTGGAGCTTGCAAATACCGTTTACAGATGTGAGATaaacaacaagaaaatgaaatatcAGCTTTTGGATAAGaacaaaaatgatgaaCTACTGCTATTTGGAGATATTGAAACTCTATCTTCAATCAGTAGACTTTTGGTGAGTCAGTTCAAAGAGAGAGTTTCGAAGAACTTGAAATGGAGAGATGGTGACCAGTTATGGGTTGAATTAAGAAGCAGCCCAGGATTAGCTAAAAATGtaattgaagatttgaaaattgCCGAATTGCTGTACTTCCATCTGGatagaataaaatatttgtatcTTACATACGCCATTAACCACAGGAAGCAAATAAGGTTATTAAAAGAGTTGAAGAGGTACAATGGAATTGAATTTTATAAGTGGTACGACAGGTGTTTACAAAAAGCGGATTCAATTAAGCTCGAATATATCCTGACACAACCAATTGAAAGGCTGAAAATTTGGGCCATGCTTTCTGAGGAATTAATGCTATACAGTGATGGAATTATTTCAGATGAAGCGTCCAAACAGCTGTCGAGTTTCCACAACGAGTATTCGACGTACCTCAGCCGGATTAAGAAAAGCGAAGAAGAATATGAGAAGCATGAGAATCGAGATCATAGTCTGACTCCGACTGAAATAATTAAATTATATGAAACATGTATTGATTCGAAACAATCAATATTAACACACCCTACTAAGCCATCTAAATCAGAGTCAGAGGGTACAACTAAGTCGTTTGTAACCACTACTAGTAGTTTTTACTCAGCGAATGAGACTGAGGGCGACCTGAATTATGAAGAGCAAGGAGTAGACAGACAAGACAATCTCGAAGATCCTAGAAGGTTATCATCTTACATtagtcttttttttcaacttcgAAAGGGATTTAGAACATTGAATGAAGAGCTAGAGAGATTAAACCTAGTGGACATCGTCGATAGACAGCTGGAGAATGCTAAATGTTGGCAGAGGTTAATGGAGTTCGAGCCACAATCAGAGATCGTCAGGGAAGATATCTATATGTCCTCCATATATTCAACATTCATCGATAAGCTGCATCAACAGCGAGAACAAGTCACACTGTTAAGACTCACACAACTGAAAAAATTACTCCTAGAACCTCTAGGCATAATTATCGTCAGAACAGATTCtataaaacagaaaatcGATGACTTAAAAGTTTTACGGGGAGATTATAGATCgtttttaaaacagaaagaCCACAGAGACATCAAAAAGGAGGTAATAGCGAAAAGCTACGAAGCCGCAAAGGATGAACTATTACAAGAATTACCTATATTTTTGGAGCTTGCTGAGCAGAGCATCACATACATCTTGTTAAAATATCAGTCAATAATGCTGCAATACCTAAAAATTTTGTGTGGAGGAGAAAATCTACTCAAAAAGGAacttaaaatatcaaaagatAGCGAACGTGAACTTGGTGATAACTTCGATATCCTTCAGATGTTCTCATCTTCAAGATTTTACACTAAGCAGGCTGTTAGAGAAAACTGGCAATTCCCAGGAATACCCAGTGCCAGCAGAGTATTGCGTAAGTTGTTCGAACTTTAATCTGCcatacaatatatataagagatatacatatacacaCATAATTGATTAATTACAACTAGGACTGTCAAGAATTATCCAATACATCAATGCTAACCACAGTGTATTATCCAAGTGTCAGCGTCGCTCTAAAAGGAAGTCCTAATTCGGCgcgtttcttttttttcttgtaaaATTTTCTGCGAAGGTCAGTTTTGGAGATGAGCAGATGACGTTGGACATCTCTCTATCTACAAAACTGTAGACATATCAGataaaaaccaaatatcCAGTTGCAGATAGTTGGGAAAGTCATGTCTGGAAATAGTACTAGTGCGAGTTCTTTACCGGTCACGGTCGAAAAGCCTATCCCTGTAACCTATGATATGGGTAATCTAGCCGTTTTTGATACCAACACATTAGACAAAAATGATTTAGACTCTTCTAATGGCGCTAGAGAAGAACATCTTAAAAGTTTAACCAGAGACAATATGCAGTTAATGataaatcaaatattatCTCTGCCTATTAAAACTACAACCGAAGCAACCGGTGGTACCAGTGGTCAAAGTGCCACTGTGACGCTAATTCAGTTACCGCAACCAACCACCGAGCTGCCCAGAGAGAAACCATTGCCTAAGCCAAAGGCTCCAACCAAATGGGAATTATTTGCTGCAAAGAAGAATATCAAGCCCAAAGAAAGAGCTGGCAAGATGGTTTACGATGAAGCTTCTGGTGAGTGGGCGCCCAAATGGGGTTACAAGGGTATCAATAAGAAATTAGACGACCAATGGTTGGTGGAGGTTGATGATAAAGTTAAGGGCACCgatgatgaattgattGATCCAAGGACTTTAAGCAGGGCggaaagaaagaagttAATCAAGAAGAACGAACTGCAACATAAGAgaaatttaaaaaactCCATGGGTCTAAAATAAGAAGAGGTGTCGCTTGTATGAACAGCATCGTTTGTACGCGC is part of the Eremothecium cymbalariae DBVPG#7215 chromosome 2, complete sequence genome and encodes:
- the FUS2 gene encoding Fus2p (similar to Ashbya gossypii ABL013C); protein product: MFTRYLVRLKCWYLDWGVFILLFIYTSEMLKSRLSIYQANFPSSGAMTPIRDYESEREPATEDQLHQNVGNPYANSLWERIGNDKQHIEVINSRANNAKRSYESSSSRHRPTSLKLDDDPSNTRTKRVDSPLLLKHFDDYLTAKSPKIDAKLLSLLDTLRKFIETEQGYCDILELANTVYRCEINNKKMKYQLLDKNKNDELLLFGDIETLSSISRLLVSQFKERVSKNLKWRDGDQLWVELRSSPGLAKNVIEDLKIAELLYFHLDRIKYLYLTYAINHRKQIRLLKELKRYNGIEFYKWYDRCLQKADSIKLEYILTQPIERLKIWAMLSEELMLYSDGIISDEASKQLSSFHNEYSTYLSRIKKSEEEYEKHENRDHSLTPTEIIKLYETCIDSKQSILTHPTKPSKSESEGTTKSFVTTTSSFYSANETEGDLNYEEQGVDRQDNLEDPRRLSSYISLFFQLRKGFRTLNEELERLNLVDIVDRQLENAKCWQRLMEFEPQSEIVREDIYMSSIYSTFIDKLHQQREQVTLLRLTQLKKLLLEPLGIIIVRTDSIKQKIDDLKVLRGDYRSFLKQKDHRDIKKEVIAKSYEAAKDELLQELPIFLELAEQSITYILLKYQSIMLQYLKILCGGENLLKKELKISKDSERELGDNFDILQMFSSSRFYTKQAVRENWQFPGIPSASRVLRKLFEL
- the RRS1 gene encoding ribosome biogenesis protein RRS1 (similar to Ashbya gossypii ABL014C), producing the protein MSGNSTSASSLPVTVEKPIPVTYDMGNLAVFDTNTLDKNDLDSSNGAREEHLKSLTRDNMQLMINQILSLPIKTTTEATGGTSGQSATVTLIQLPQPTTELPREKPLPKPKAPTKWELFAAKKNIKPKERAGKMVYDEASGEWAPKWGYKGINKKLDDQWLVEVDDKVKGTDDELIDPRTLSRAERKKLIKKNELQHKRNLKNSMGLK